From Amaranthus tricolor cultivar Red isolate AtriRed21 chromosome 4, ASM2621246v1, whole genome shotgun sequence:
AACCCAAATGTCCCAAAAAAATTCATTTGGTCTCTTGAAGATATCACCCAGCCAAAAGAAATACTTGATGCCCCAATAATAAACCTTCAAGGATTTATCAATGGGGATGAAAAGGCCACAAAAAATGCTATAGAAATTCTAAAAAAAGTTTGTTCACAACATGGATTTTTCCAAGTGATTAACCATGGAATTGAACCAAAGCTCTTAAAAGAGGCTTATAATAACATGGATAAATTCTTCAAACTTCCACCTTCAATGAAGGCAAAGACATTGAAGAAGGTTGGTAAGCCTTGGGGATTGTCTATAGCTCATGCTGATAGATGGGCTACAAATTTGCCATGGAAAGAGACTTTATCATTCCCTCATCATTCTAACACTCATCATAAATCTGTGGTTGATTATTTCTCCTCTGTATTGGGTACTGAGTTTGAGGCTATGGGGTAAGTATCATTCACATTCACATTCACATACtttcatacaagacgagttTAGCTATATTCACTCACAGCGAACTAAGGGCaaaattagattattagaaaataatcaaaatgtgAGTTTATTTATAGCGGATGAagaaaaggttgaattattaatatcaatttttcctatttagtattaattaatttagattGATAaatcttttcttgttttttgaAGGGGCAAGTGAAGAAAGTCAATTTTGTTTAAAGTCATCCagtataataaatttgatgaacaaaagatttttttattttaatatcaaatttgagattattgatgattgtcaaaaaataatttttattttgtattaaaatttaaatattttaaaggtctttttgtttttttatactcctttttctttttaaatgtcttatttggTTTGAGCATGTTTGCCAATGCACTAATACtacccttaatatctctaattgtgcatacttaaaaattataaaaattagatatttataagaactttatGTTGGGACGAATTAAAGAAGATCTCATTCAACTctgttttaaattatagattgagaataaaatacaagaaaaaaCGAATGATGAATAGTTCTCAAAATCAAATAGGACgtttgaaaagaaataaaaaggcaTCAATCAGATGAATAACGAGTTCAAATCTCATGATACAAtattcaataattaataattaagattagaaaattataatagttgtctttttttaaaaaagccaACCCTGCTAAAATTCCCAATTTTCATCGTCGAcctatttgaaaatttaatttgattgtaaagtttaattaaaataacataaaaaatattcttacaaaaaattgtctcatttaattaaaatcatccattttttcatttaaactttttattgCATAACGGTCTTATTCCCTAAATCTTTTCTAAAATTACaaaagtaatttatttatttcatcaCAATTAATGGatatcaaatttaatttatttttaataatcaatttcaaaTATACTAAGTTATCAATAGCTTtggtaatatatttttatacttgGCTCTAAGTTACTCCTATAATTTCAAGTGATTTCATATTATCATCTTCAAAGGTATGAGTAAACATCaaaaattaattgatattttttttgattcgaGGATTGGCTAAAAAAGCCGGAATTAATTCTTTTCCTAGATGATAAAGATCAAATTTTTGTCATAAAACTAAAAGGAAAAAATCTCAACTATTATATCtcctaatattttaataaataatttgacTAATAGGAGAATTAAATAGGTAGTGTTATGAGAGAATGAGAGAACATTTTACTCCTATTACTTTTGAAATTATGAAAAAGCATTGATATAGCAAGTAATTCCTAGGATAATAAAGGgataatatatattgaaatttaattattgattaattcatcttagaaggacaaaatttgattttatttattgtgcATGTAGATGCATAACCTAGTTAGCATTGCAAATGTGTACATTTGGTAACTTTACCATTAGTTTAAAACCTCTAATgcatatactaataataaaattgtttgtaataaatgatgaaaatgataataaatatataattataataataataataacgtaataaatatataataataacataattttgTTAGGTAAATTATATCATAAAGTTTATTATCATGATTATCCtactttaacaaaaaaattttacgATTTTCTCTTGGAAATGTCATATAATTAGATGGTAGTGAATCATAACAAAAAAATCATAgcaaatttcattaaaattaagaattctGTAAAATTCATTCCTATTACCACTAAATATGACGTTAAATAGctcaattattatattaatatgtgGCTAATATGtaatttatgttaattaatttaaattttcaggTTAGTGTATCAGAAATATTGCGAGGAAATGCACAAATTAAGTGTATTAATAACAGAAGTATTGGCAATTAGTTTGGGAGTGGATAGAAATTACTATAGCAAATTCTATGAAGATGCAAAATCAATAATGAGATTAAATTATTATCCACCATGTGAAGAACCAAATCTAGTACTAGGAACAGGACCTCATTGTGACCCTACTTCTATAACAGTTTTGTACCAAGATCAAGTTGGTGGTCTTCAAGTTTTTGTCAACAATAAATGGCTTGCAATTCAACCTCGTTCTGATGCTCTTGTCATTAACATTGGTGATACTTTCATGGTATTATTCCTTatcactcttttttttttttatttcactagtggaaaaaacctcatttgctgcggttttttttgccattatatgctgcggttttggccccaagcaatagtgatagcagcaaatagcctattttaaatgctgcggttaaaaaccgcaacaaaaaagggtattatttgctgcggtcagtccccaaaaccgcagcaaataagtggtattatttgttgcggtcagtccccaaaaccgcagcaaataagtggtaaTATTTGCCCCtatacgcttgtagcgcgataacccacacctaggacactcttctaagttcttgttttcattccgatataacacacaatcattcggatacgcatgaatcttctggtactctaagccgaaagggcataatatgtcgattttggaagttcatttccctctggaagcatctcacctaacgcttctaataacattgtgaaactagcgtcactccaattgaactttgacttaatgttgaaaattgtcaacactgctgttagtttggtgaactttgtacatccagggtacaaaggcttttgagaagcctctgtcaacaagtcaaaaatacgaggacgttttcctaactcatcctcgactccctccatcatctcatcaacacgatccacatcctcatcgacattctcttcatctgtctcatacccatcaacatgatctactacatcctcattgacatcggccacattattgacgtcctcaacaacacttttctctttgtaaactcccttctcaccatgccaaacccaaacatgatattgaggcctaaacccacgtcgaagtatgtgttccctaaggatatcaacactatctacctttgatacattgccacaactgacacatggcaataaaaaccaactccccccgtcctaacttgatgttcaaccgcaatactacaaaattctaatacgccatcaataaattacgacgattcaatgcttccatacatccaagaacgatcgtttgtcatcctaattagtgtgattaattgattcaaaacaaaattgatacacaacttttaaacatatatacttatttataacaaacatatttactaaatatgcaaataattaattaacaaactacaaaccacaatataaataataaacaacaaaccacattcctaaaaatatatactttgaataattaacattgtataaccttagaaatataacattcaaaatataaataataattaaagacaagtataacaacaaaccacatttttaacaaaatatgcaaataattaacaaaccacattcacaaacCACATttataactaaattactaaattacaagtgaaacaataaaaatataaacttgcaaattgatCTTTCTATTTGTAGTGAAAATCGAAAACTTATTACAAAGATAAATAATTGGTGTTCTCATAAAAATAGATATACTATTGTAGTTTCTTAATTCAAAACTTAATTCAATATTTCCTTTCTTTGCAATGATATAATTAGATTTTTCttgtcaattaacaaaataaaaaatttaaattgaaataatataaacattctcgcaatacaaaaaaaattccacTAGAGGtacatttaaataattaatctacacaaaaccaacaaaaaatttcttatttattcgATGTCACATTATCACCACTCTGTCAGTTATATACTTCATTAATTTCCACTTTGcataaataatttgaaattattagTATTGAAAAATTagtaagtaaaaatattaatataaaatatgaaaacaacaTGGTCTAAGGttcttgattatattttgtactttatattattttgtatttaatttcaaCTCATgtaattaaaattgagtttagACATCACTAAAAACTTCCTTATTCAATGAGGAATTGAGGCAAATTGATGAGCTTGTTGTTGGGCTTACACATATAGGTCCAAAAGATAACCCGACATAAGTCTGGTTTTCATAATACAACCAATTGGTTTAGGTGCAGAAatctattaaattatatttggtcatactctaacttttccaagtgaaaatcaagatggtgagaagctcactaacataaccttaaacaaatcacaatacatttcatagtctaCTTATGATTGACAAAGTTCAAGTTGCACTAATCGTTGATTCCCTCGACCCTTttaattctacaatgatcacaactgggtagttctctaacacaactataaccaaatcacaatacatgccatagtcTATCTAGTAAGTAGTATCTATCATCATGTACTACAATAAACGTGATTCACCATGAAGCAAGACAGAAGCAAGCAGCGACAGCCAACAAAATTTTGGTTGAATAACAATTAAAAGGTCACAACaacagcaaaattagaaaaacttcaaaaaacaatcagtgaataaagaatgatgatgatgatgaacaagaacacgtacagtagaagaatagtaggggtttatgaaaattcgaagtttgatgatgaacaagaacagaagcaaggatttaccttcagaaaccgtttgtgaagatgaacagcaacaagctaAGAATGATGacagcagcaaatgaccgtttatgaagatgaacagcaacaagaatgatgaataacagcaaatgaccgtttgtgaaaatgaagatgaacaaaagaaacgaacacaaatgatcttgatgcttaatcttatacgtttgtgaagatgaagaagaggaacaaagcaaatgaagatgaagatgaagcgttttttcaatgaggaacaaagcaaactgtataacgtatttgagaagatatgcgaataaaaaagaaactggcaggttttaacaaaatttatttttgtccaacggtcatttgctgtgGTTCATAACAAAATCGGagcaattaatctaattttgaagaattatttgctgcggttgtagaaaaaccggagcaattaatcaactttgaagaagtatttgctgcggttgtgaaaaaaccggagcaattagtgCAAGGTgctaggttatttgctgcggtcgagggggaaaccgcagcaattagagtatattttttttttctaatacatttttctattttttgctgctaatacacaaaaaccgcagcaaatgatgagcagcaaatacatttttttccactagtgtttttATGTTTAGCTCATtaaatttatgtgcattttttatttatacgaAGTTACAAATAATGTTCGCTATAAAGAgttcaaggaatcaactcaatcaaaagtttaagttgatggttgaggtcctaggatatgttatatactctaacatgccccCTCATACGAGAACCCtttgggctaaaagtgtggatgcgcataggcgctgaatatttcactttaaatgaggggtggttgagattcgaacatgTGACCTtatgtcacgttggcttctgataccatatcaaggaaccaattcaaccaaaagcttaagctgatggtttaggtctcagaatatgttatatactctaatagttATCACTAATTACAATATTATAATAAgagtaaggttgcatacattcGACCCTTAATATTCTGCTCTAGTTATGTAGGAGCTACTAATGATATTGGGATGATGAAATAGAATCGActctttaatttactttttagcTTGCTTAGTTTTTAGGCTATAGTGAAACTGGTTGGCGGGTTATATTATGTgtgtttttatttatataaagtcGCAGATGGTGTTTATTACAAAGACTT
This genomic window contains:
- the LOC130810929 gene encoding gibberellin 20 oxidase 1-like, whose translation is MDPSVSILTNFATPWDLQTQKRNTTTKHSSRSMLQNHNPNVPKKFIWSLEDITQPKEILDAPIINLQGFINGDEKATKNAIEILKKVCSQHGFFQVINHGIEPKLLKEAYNNMDKFFKLPPSMKAKTLKKVGKPWGLSIAHADRWATNLPWKETLSFPHHSNTHHKSVVDYFSSVLGTEFEAMGLVYQKYCEEMHKLSVLITEVLAISLGVDRNYYSKFYEDAKSIMRLNYYPPCEEPNLVLGTGPHCDPTSITVLYQDQVGGLQVFVNNKWLAIQPRSDALVINIGDTFMAMTNGKYKSCLHRAVVNEKVERKSMAFFLCPKEDKVVRPPNGLNNPRNFPDFTWSQFLEFTQKHYRADHNTLQSFTNWMWSMLNNDNHDEKINT